A part of Synechococcus sp. KORDI-49 genomic DNA contains:
- a CDS encoding tetratricopeptide repeat protein, with the protein MKRTGKKLLAILGISLVVNTIDFKYNAKANEEISTESAASMLEEGDYSKAFEIYDTLIDQGIDTAEVHYGRARTLQELGENKQSLESYTKSIELDPKNAKAYSNRGLIYGSLQKIKLALQDFDTAISLDPNFENAYVNRGVTKGAMQDWKGAIQDFDKAIQISPSYSAAWRNRGIVKETIGDLRGACMDWRSAAILGQQDARQWIAAQCN; encoded by the coding sequence ATGAAAAGAACTGGCAAGAAACTTCTCGCCATATTGGGTATTTCATTGGTGGTAAATACCATTGATTTCAAATACAACGCCAAAGCAAACGAGGAAATCTCCACAGAGAGTGCTGCCAGCATGCTTGAAGAGGGTGATTACAGCAAAGCCTTTGAGATATACGATACTCTGATTGATCAAGGTATAGATACGGCTGAAGTTCACTATGGAAGAGCTCGCACACTGCAAGAATTAGGAGAGAATAAACAATCTCTTGAAAGCTATACAAAATCAATCGAATTAGACCCAAAAAACGCAAAAGCTTATTCAAATAGGGGTTTAATCTACGGGAGCCTTCAAAAGATCAAACTTGCACTCCAAGACTTCGACACAGCAATTTCGTTAGATCCAAACTTTGAGAACGCATATGTCAATCGTGGTGTAACGAAGGGTGCGATGCAGGACTGGAAAGGTGCGATCCAAGACTTTGATAAAGCAATCCAGATCAGCCCTAGCTATTCAGCAGCTTGGAGAAATCGTGGAATCGTCAAAGAAACCATAGGAGATCTTCGTGGTGCATGTATGGACTGGAGATCAGCAGCAATCCTAGGCCAGCAAGATGCAAGACAATGGATAGCAGCTCAGTGTAACTAA
- a CDS encoding tetratricopeptide repeat protein, whose product MELGPNAIALSASSSSLIIGAQTGGKAIDFRTQTNDLLLEGEKLSNRGEFNKAINSYTIALSTTPKDSGIYINRGFAKEKSGDINSAVLDYNKAIEMNPKDHRAYIARGIALSSKGNKEMAMHDFNKAIKIDPKNEWSRIKRADLFSEIGDNQKAITDLTIALKINPSNTATLYSRAKLNEESGLKTQAELDYTQIIKRNPEHATAHANRGKIREDLGNKPGALEDYTTSLKINNKQANIYNNRGLLLASLGNAKAAVSDYNEAIRLLPKMSEAYNNRGSLYVQLQKYDKAIQDFMKAIKTNPNYGTAYANRGIAYEYSGNMLNACSDWRKAGELGIDYAKQWHNQQCTN is encoded by the coding sequence GTGGAACTCGGACCGAACGCCATCGCTTTGAGTGCATCATCCTCCTCCTTAATCATCGGAGCTCAGACAGGCGGAAAGGCCATCGACTTCAGGACACAAACCAATGATTTACTCTTAGAAGGTGAAAAGCTCAGCAATCGAGGAGAATTCAACAAAGCAATCAACTCCTATACGATTGCATTATCTACAACCCCAAAAGATTCAGGAATTTATATCAATCGCGGGTTTGCCAAAGAAAAATCAGGAGACATTAATAGCGCCGTACTTGACTACAATAAAGCCATTGAAATGAATCCAAAAGATCATAGAGCCTACATCGCTCGAGGAATTGCCCTCTCCAGCAAAGGCAACAAAGAGATGGCGATGCATGACTTCAACAAAGCAATCAAAATAGACCCCAAAAATGAATGGAGTAGAATTAAGCGTGCAGACCTTTTCTCCGAAATCGGCGACAATCAAAAGGCAATTACCGATCTTACAATTGCCCTAAAGATCAATCCTTCCAACACGGCAACTCTTTACAGCCGAGCAAAATTAAACGAGGAATCTGGACTGAAAACTCAAGCAGAGCTTGATTACACACAGATTATCAAGCGCAACCCTGAACACGCAACTGCACACGCCAATCGAGGAAAAATCAGAGAAGATCTTGGAAACAAGCCAGGAGCATTAGAGGATTACACCACATCCTTGAAAATCAACAACAAACAGGCAAATATCTATAACAACCGTGGTCTGCTTCTTGCCTCACTGGGAAATGCAAAAGCAGCTGTAAGCGATTACAACGAAGCAATCCGATTGCTCCCCAAAATGTCAGAAGCATACAACAACAGAGGCAGTCTTTATGTTCAACTACAAAAATATGACAAAGCAATTCAAGATTTCATGAAAGCCATTAAAACAAATCCAAATTACGGAACAGCATATGCGAACAGAGGAATTGCTTATGAGTACAGCGGCAACATGTTGAATGCATGTTCTGACTGGAGAAAGGCCGGAGAACTTGGGATAGACTATGCCAAGCAATGGCACAATCAACAGTGCACAAACTGA